Proteins encoded together in one Oncorhynchus masou masou isolate Uvic2021 chromosome 3, UVic_Omas_1.1, whole genome shotgun sequence window:
- the LOC135513482 gene encoding biliverdin reductase A-like isoform X1, whose amino-acid sequence MKVVTQLYHSDKSSTVAFYSHKRVICVNLLSSRAIQKVDMFGSVVVGIGTAGFVRIRDMLAPLPSSAAEKLSVKGFISRRTLEEQQGVKQITIEDALRRDDIKVAFICTENAVHEENIRTFLEAGKHVCVEYPMAMTHKTAVDLWDLAQEKGVVLHEEHIELLTADFKQLKKDIAGKKLEEGSLHFTGGPLKPGFGFPAFSGIARLTWLVDLFGELSVTAASMEEDQENKYMKMTTQLMTKEQKPLTWIEERGPGLPRVKNINFRFDSCTMTQLPPAAREPVGLFMQDLVLFSQKLLGQVPRDQLHAERHRVLHCLELADRIQQLSQQGQGSAQDA is encoded by the exons ATGAAAGTTGTTACACAGTTATATCACAGCGACAAGAGCTCGACAGTAGCATTTTATTCACATAAGCGAGTCATCTGCGTCAATTTACTGTCGTCGAGGGCAATACAGAAAGTAG ACATGTTTGGTTCAGTAGTGGTGGGCATCGGGACAGCAGGCTTTGTGAGGATCAGGGACATGCTAGCCCCTCTGCCTTCCAGTGCAGCTGAGAAGCTCAGTGTCAAAGGCTTCATTTCCAG GAGGACCCTAGAGGAGCAGCAGGGAGTGAAACAGATCACTATCGAGGACGCCCTGAGGAGAGATGACATAAAGGTGGCCTTCATCTGCACTGAAAACGCTGTGCATGAGGAAAACATCAG GACATTTCTGGAAGCTGGGAAGCATGTCTGTGTGGAATATCCTATGGCCATGACACACAAGACTGCCGTGGACCTCTGGGACCTGGCTCAGGAAAAAG GAGTGGTCCTGCATGAGGAGCACATAGAACTCTTGACAGCCGACTTTAAGCAGCTGAAGAAGGACATAGCAGGGAAAAAGCTGGAGGAAGGATCCCTTCACTTCACAg GAGGTCCTCTGAAGCCGGGCTTTGGGTTTCCAGCTTTCAGTGGCATCGCCCGGCTTACCTGGCTGGTGGATCTGTTTGGAGAGCTGTCTGTCACCGCTGCCAGCATGGAGGAAGACCAGGAGAACAAGTACATGAAGATGACCACTCAACTCATGACTAAAGAGCAgaa GCCTCTCACATGGATTGAGGAGCGGGGTCCTGGCCTGCCCAGAGTGAAGAATATCAACTTCCGCTTTGACTCATGCACCATGACCCAGCTTCCCCCGGCTGCCAGGGAGCCGGTGGGTCTCTTCATGCAGGACCTGGTGCTCTTCAGTCAGAAGCTTCTGGGCCAGGTCCCCCGTGACCAGCTCCATGCCGAGCGCCACAGGGTCCTCCACTGTCTGGAGCTGGCCGACCGCATCCAGCAGCTGAGCCAGCAAGGCCAGGGATCAGCCCAGGACGCCTAG
- the LOC135513482 gene encoding biliverdin reductase A-like isoform X3, with protein MFGSVVVGIGTAGFVRIRDMLAPLPSSAAEKLSVKGFISRRTLEEQQGVKQITIEDALRRDDIKVAFICTENAVHEENIRTFLEAGKHVCVEYPMAMTHKTAVDLWDLAQEKGVVLHEEHIELLTADFKQLKKDIAGKKLEEGSLHFTGGPLKPGFGFPAFSGIARLTWLVDLFGELSVTAASMEEDQENKYMKMTTQLMTKEQKPLTWIEERGPGLPRVKNINFRFDSCTMTQLPPAAREPVGLFMQDLVLFSQKLLGQVPRDQLHAERHRVLHCLELADRIQQLSQQGQGSAQDA; from the exons ATGTTTGGTTCAGTAGTGGTGGGCATCGGGACAGCAGGCTTTGTGAGGATCAGGGACATGCTAGCCCCTCTGCCTTCCAGTGCAGCTGAGAAGCTCAGTGTCAAAGGCTTCATTTCCAG GAGGACCCTAGAGGAGCAGCAGGGAGTGAAACAGATCACTATCGAGGACGCCCTGAGGAGAGATGACATAAAGGTGGCCTTCATCTGCACTGAAAACGCTGTGCATGAGGAAAACATCAG GACATTTCTGGAAGCTGGGAAGCATGTCTGTGTGGAATATCCTATGGCCATGACACACAAGACTGCCGTGGACCTCTGGGACCTGGCTCAGGAAAAAG GAGTGGTCCTGCATGAGGAGCACATAGAACTCTTGACAGCCGACTTTAAGCAGCTGAAGAAGGACATAGCAGGGAAAAAGCTGGAGGAAGGATCCCTTCACTTCACAg GAGGTCCTCTGAAGCCGGGCTTTGGGTTTCCAGCTTTCAGTGGCATCGCCCGGCTTACCTGGCTGGTGGATCTGTTTGGAGAGCTGTCTGTCACCGCTGCCAGCATGGAGGAAGACCAGGAGAACAAGTACATGAAGATGACCACTCAACTCATGACTAAAGAGCAgaa GCCTCTCACATGGATTGAGGAGCGGGGTCCTGGCCTGCCCAGAGTGAAGAATATCAACTTCCGCTTTGACTCATGCACCATGACCCAGCTTCCCCCGGCTGCCAGGGAGCCGGTGGGTCTCTTCATGCAGGACCTGGTGCTCTTCAGTCAGAAGCTTCTGGGCCAGGTCCCCCGTGACCAGCTCCATGCCGAGCGCCACAGGGTCCTCCACTGTCTGGAGCTGGCCGACCGCATCCAGCAGCTGAGCCAGCAAGGCCAGGGATCAGCCCAGGACGCCTAG
- the LOC135513510 gene encoding cytochrome c oxidase assembly factor 1 homolog, which yields MRVSTSKLQQMAIYTTLLTGAGCGTMYYLLQKNFSRSDYHRLALEQLKANQTAMDSLGAPPLKVHNIHLSDRHNRVEPYTAEIKIPVTGSKDGGYLYTSSVRDPQTLGWNLTQAVLQLREGQRIDLLTFTPPPNKTEGLETGNWSS from the exons ATGAGGGTCTCCACAAGCAAACTCCAGCAGATGGCCATCTACACCACCTTGTTGACTGGTGCTGGATGCGGCACAATGTATTACCTTCTGCAAA AGAACTTCTCACGGTCGGACTACCACCGTCTAGCCCTGGAGCAGCTGAAAGCCAACCAGACAGCCATGGACAGTCTGGGAGCACCACCCCTGAAGGTCCACAACATCCACCTGTCTGATCGACACAACCGGGTGGAACCTTACACGGCTGAG ATCAAAATCCCAGTGACAGGATCTAAAGATGGTGGCTACCTCTACACATCCTCAGTAAGAGACCCCCAGACACTTGG GTGGAATTTAACTCAGGCAGTGCTGCAGCTTAGAGAGGGTCAGCGTATTGACCTTCTCACATTCACACCACCGCCAAATAAGACAGAAGGACTTGAGACAGGCAACTGGTCCTCCTGA
- the LOC135513482 gene encoding biliverdin reductase A-like isoform X2 yields MTNGNRMHLSSISSLIAKDMFGSVVVGIGTAGFVRIRDMLAPLPSSAAEKLSVKGFISRRTLEEQQGVKQITIEDALRRDDIKVAFICTENAVHEENIRTFLEAGKHVCVEYPMAMTHKTAVDLWDLAQEKGVVLHEEHIELLTADFKQLKKDIAGKKLEEGSLHFTGGPLKPGFGFPAFSGIARLTWLVDLFGELSVTAASMEEDQENKYMKMTTQLMTKEQKPLTWIEERGPGLPRVKNINFRFDSCTMTQLPPAAREPVGLFMQDLVLFSQKLLGQVPRDQLHAERHRVLHCLELADRIQQLSQQGQGSAQDA; encoded by the exons atgaccaatggaaacaggatgcacttgagctcaatttcgagtctcatagcaaagg ACATGTTTGGTTCAGTAGTGGTGGGCATCGGGACAGCAGGCTTTGTGAGGATCAGGGACATGCTAGCCCCTCTGCCTTCCAGTGCAGCTGAGAAGCTCAGTGTCAAAGGCTTCATTTCCAG GAGGACCCTAGAGGAGCAGCAGGGAGTGAAACAGATCACTATCGAGGACGCCCTGAGGAGAGATGACATAAAGGTGGCCTTCATCTGCACTGAAAACGCTGTGCATGAGGAAAACATCAG GACATTTCTGGAAGCTGGGAAGCATGTCTGTGTGGAATATCCTATGGCCATGACACACAAGACTGCCGTGGACCTCTGGGACCTGGCTCAGGAAAAAG GAGTGGTCCTGCATGAGGAGCACATAGAACTCTTGACAGCCGACTTTAAGCAGCTGAAGAAGGACATAGCAGGGAAAAAGCTGGAGGAAGGATCCCTTCACTTCACAg GAGGTCCTCTGAAGCCGGGCTTTGGGTTTCCAGCTTTCAGTGGCATCGCCCGGCTTACCTGGCTGGTGGATCTGTTTGGAGAGCTGTCTGTCACCGCTGCCAGCATGGAGGAAGACCAGGAGAACAAGTACATGAAGATGACCACTCAACTCATGACTAAAGAGCAgaa GCCTCTCACATGGATTGAGGAGCGGGGTCCTGGCCTGCCCAGAGTGAAGAATATCAACTTCCGCTTTGACTCATGCACCATGACCCAGCTTCCCCCGGCTGCCAGGGAGCCGGTGGGTCTCTTCATGCAGGACCTGGTGCTCTTCAGTCAGAAGCTTCTGGGCCAGGTCCCCCGTGACCAGCTCCATGCCGAGCGCCACAGGGTCCTCCACTGTCTGGAGCTGGCCGACCGCATCCAGCAGCTGAGCCAGCAAGGCCAGGGATCAGCCCAGGACGCCTAG